A part of Chloroflexota bacterium genomic DNA contains:
- a CDS encoding alpha-ketoacid dehydrogenase subunit beta gives MARVNYVSAMRLALKQALGDDPRTFLMGEDIGHYGGVFRITAGLQDEFGAERVRDTPISEAAFIGAALGAAMCGLRPIVEVMYVDFTLVGMDQIINQTAKTRFMTGGQFQTPMTILTQGGGGKGNAAQHSQSLEAVFAQIPGLTVALPGTVPDAYHLLLAATRHDDPCIVIAHKALFGDIADLDAASSGDPFGRAVVRRVGSQITLVAWSAMVKQALAAAEALAADGVDAEVIDLRTLRPFDYDTVATSVQKTGRCLVIQEAPLTGGFAGEVAASIGEYAFDHLDAPVVRIGGAEMPLPYAVNLESMAIPDAARIVAAASRLVAA, from the coding sequence ATGGCACGCGTGAACTACGTCTCGGCCATGCGGCTCGCGCTCAAGCAGGCGCTGGGCGACGATCCCAGGACGTTCCTCATGGGCGAGGACATCGGCCACTACGGCGGGGTGTTCCGTATCACCGCCGGCCTTCAGGACGAATTCGGCGCCGAGCGCGTGCGGGACACGCCGATTTCCGAGGCGGCGTTCATCGGGGCTGCTCTCGGTGCCGCGATGTGCGGCTTGCGCCCGATCGTCGAGGTCATGTACGTCGACTTCACCCTCGTCGGGATGGACCAGATCATCAACCAGACTGCGAAGACGCGGTTCATGACCGGAGGGCAGTTCCAGACGCCGATGACGATCCTGACCCAGGGAGGAGGCGGGAAGGGGAACGCCGCGCAGCACTCGCAATCCCTCGAGGCTGTGTTCGCTCAGATACCCGGCCTGACGGTCGCGCTGCCCGGGACGGTGCCGGACGCCTACCACCTGCTTCTCGCGGCAACGAGACATGATGACCCCTGCATCGTCATCGCACACAAGGCCCTCTTCGGCGATATCGCCGACCTCGACGCTGCCTCTTCGGGTGATCCATTCGGTCGGGCTGTGGTGCGCCGGGTAGGAAGTCAGATCACGCTTGTCGCTTGGTCCGCCATGGTCAAGCAAGCGCTTGCAGCCGCCGAGGCTCTTGCCGCCGATGGGGTCGACGCCGAGGTCATCGACCTTCGGACCCTCCGTCCGTTCGACTACGACACGGTTGCGACCTCCGTGCAGAAGACGGGACGATGTCTGGTGATTCAGGAGGCCCCATTGACGGGTGGGTTCGCCGGCGAGGTGGCCGCATCGATCGGGGAGTATGCCTTCGATCATCTCGATGCCCCCGTCGTGCGGATCGGTGGGGCTGAGATGCCGCTGCCGTATGCCGTGAATCTGGAATCCATGGCGATTCCCGACGCAGCCCGGATCGTCGCGGCGGCGAGCCGTCTCGTTGCGGCGTAG
- a CDS encoding thiamine pyrophosphate-dependent dehydrogenase E1 component subunit alpha — protein sequence MTVGRRAALGEPRGRYARMALIRGFLERCRSLHDRGEIRGSIHLGIGQEAVAVGVCSTLGDEDVITATYRGHHHALAMGTPAGAILAEMCGRATGCCGGLGGSLHLADASVGNLGSNAIVGAGVPIAVGAALARHLTGSNGVAVAFFGDGAVNQGAVMEAFNLAAVWHLPVLFACENNQFSEMTPARDMIRTETIAERARGLGIDSERADGMDVEAVRQVATAAIHRLRAGAGPAFIEFETYRFSGHYHGDPETIRTAEDIEAWRSRDPIELARRRLLGEGATEETLGRVERDVAEELDEAEAAALRAPRPEWEPAVALVPVAVTGGTRSTGGDAWHA from the coding sequence ATGACTGTCGGACGCCGCGCGGCTCTCGGGGAGCCGCGCGGACGCTATGCCCGCATGGCCCTCATCCGCGGGTTCCTCGAGCGATGCAGGAGTCTTCACGACCGAGGTGAGATTCGCGGCTCGATTCACCTCGGCATCGGCCAAGAGGCGGTCGCGGTGGGGGTCTGCTCCACGCTCGGGGATGAGGACGTCATCACGGCTACCTACCGCGGCCACCATCACGCGCTCGCCATGGGCACCCCGGCCGGCGCGATCCTCGCGGAGATGTGCGGGCGAGCCACCGGCTGTTGCGGCGGTCTGGGCGGGTCGCTTCACCTTGCCGACGCGTCGGTCGGAAACCTCGGTTCGAATGCCATCGTGGGCGCAGGCGTGCCGATCGCCGTCGGTGCCGCCCTCGCCCGCCATCTCACGGGTTCCAACGGCGTCGCAGTGGCGTTCTTCGGCGATGGCGCGGTGAACCAGGGCGCCGTGATGGAGGCATTCAACCTCGCGGCCGTCTGGCATCTGCCCGTGCTGTTCGCCTGCGAGAACAACCAGTTCTCCGAGATGACGCCGGCGCGGGACATGATCCGGACCGAGACGATCGCCGAGCGCGCTCGCGGTCTCGGTATCGACAGTGAGCGTGCCGACGGGATGGATGTCGAGGCGGTGCGGCAGGTCGCCACGGCGGCGATCCACCGACTCCGAGCGGGCGCGGGTCCGGCGTTCATCGAATTCGAGACCTATCGGTTCTCAGGGCACTATCACGGTGACCCCGAAACGATCCGTACAGCGGAAGACATCGAAGCCTGGCGCTCCCGCGACCCGATCGAACTCGCACGGCGTCGTCTGCTCGGGGAGGGTGCAACCGAAGAGACGCTCGGCCGCGTCGAGCGAGACGTGGCAGAAGAGTTGGACGAGGCGGAGGCCGCCGCCCTGCGGGCTCCGCGGCCGGAGTGGGAACCCGCGGTCGCGCTCGTGCCCGTTGCGGTGACCGGAGGGACTCGATCCACAGGAGGCGACGCATGGCACGCGTGA
- a CDS encoding LacI family DNA-binding transcriptional regulator, translating to MGEGCVKPESVVTRTSSDAMLQDMTAQSGGTVSNLPIRPTLREVAARADVALSTASRVLNNGSASPELRERVLAAAEAVGYRPHALARSLRTGATRTVAFLVPDIANPLFGYIARGAAARFGAAGYSMLLAISDGRPERERSLIETMASRQVDGFLLSCTDEADAGLIELLSSMRVPIVLLDRELPVSGAHRVLIEHRRGLIEAVAHLAELGHRRIAYIGGDTIVRPGRERLAGYLAGMAQHLSTAEPAVRLGSSGHEFGRREALRLFADTTPPTAIISGGNQISTGVLQAVREAGKDIPSDLSFVGCDDIDALVLNNPPMTVVSRSVEEIGSEAADLLLGALRGEVTEPTTRVIHSRLVVRGSTRRPTDAPGSTR from the coding sequence ATGGGCGAAGGCTGCGTCAAGCCTGAATCGGTGGTGACACGCACCAGCAGCGACGCTATGCTACAAGACATGACGGCCCAAAGTGGTGGAACCGTTTCGAACTTGCCGATCCGACCGACGTTGCGTGAGGTGGCTGCCCGCGCCGATGTCGCGCTTTCGACGGCATCACGGGTGCTCAACAACGGGTCGGCCAGTCCCGAGCTTCGCGAGCGAGTGCTCGCCGCCGCGGAAGCCGTCGGCTATCGGCCGCACGCGCTCGCGCGCAGCCTTCGAACTGGGGCTACGCGCACCGTTGCATTCCTCGTCCCGGACATTGCCAATCCGCTGTTTGGCTACATCGCCCGCGGCGCCGCGGCGCGCTTCGGCGCGGCCGGGTACTCGATGCTGCTCGCCATCTCCGATGGTCGACCCGAACGGGAGCGGTCCTTGATCGAGACGATGGCGAGCCGTCAGGTCGATGGATTCCTGCTCTCGTGCACGGACGAGGCCGACGCGGGACTGATCGAATTGCTCTCGTCCATGCGGGTGCCGATCGTCTTGCTCGATCGGGAGCTGCCGGTCTCGGGCGCTCACCGGGTGCTTATCGAGCACCGGCGTGGTCTCATTGAGGCGGTGGCGCACTTGGCAGAGCTCGGTCACCGCCGAATCGCCTATATCGGCGGGGACACGATCGTGCGTCCCGGGCGCGAGCGGCTGGCCGGCTACCTGGCGGGCATGGCCCAGCACCTGTCAACGGCGGAGCCGGCCGTGCGCCTCGGGAGCTCCGGACACGAATTCGGGCGAAGGGAGGCACTCCGGCTCTTCGCGGACACGACGCCGCCGACGGCGATCATCTCTGGGGGCAACCAGATTTCGACGGGGGTGCTCCAAGCCGTCAGAGAGGCAGGCAAGGACATCCCGAGCGACCTGTCGTTCGTGGGCTGCGACGACATCGACGCGCTCGTCCTCAACAACCCGCCCATGACCGTCGTGAGCCGTTCGGTCGAGGAGATCGGCAGTGAGGCCGCAGACTTGCTGTTGGGCGCCCTGCGTGGCGAGGTCACCGAGCCGACGACGCGCGTCATCCACAGCCGTCTCGTGGTGCGTGGTTCAACGCGCCGCCCAACTGATGCACCAGGGAGCACGCGATGA
- a CDS encoding sugar ABC transporter substrate-binding protein, giving the protein MGTATPTQASAPITLTIWSPENRPDDATAHQWLIQQFEAANPNITVQITTTSWDAHFAKIDAAAAAGNLPDIVYTWQPNTAALMAKGMLADITDVYNTLGPDNFPAGERQVLSQNGKMYAIPFIGYPHALWYRKDWFSQAGLQAPQSWTDIVNDAKALTNSNHYGICLFDKGLDAYYVTDLMLAAGAQAFDAQGNVTINSPATVNVLNFIKTINDQHLTPAGWTAMNMDDAKLPFIAGKCAMKIDSASFLGALQANNADLLPNVGVVPIPLNGGQYAGWAGTSQYGITAASPHQAAAKAFLEFMFQAQNYTGFIGREVLGFVPEFKPVADGTDFYNQGRIKPLADIYKAAAKAAATGYAGPTYGDPSVSKQNALVYNQQVYSEMGARIEQGQSPQSVAAWAATRIAELLKGG; this is encoded by the coding sequence GTGGGCACCGCCACGCCCACGCAGGCATCCGCACCCATTACCCTCACGATCTGGAGCCCTGAGAATCGTCCTGACGACGCGACCGCGCATCAGTGGCTGATCCAACAGTTCGAGGCCGCGAACCCAAACATAACGGTCCAGATCACGACCACGTCATGGGACGCCCACTTCGCCAAGATCGACGCAGCGGCGGCGGCCGGCAACCTGCCGGACATCGTCTACACCTGGCAACCGAATACGGCGGCACTGATGGCGAAGGGGATGCTCGCCGACATCACCGACGTCTACAACACCCTTGGCCCCGACAACTTCCCGGCCGGTGAACGCCAGGTCCTGTCCCAGAACGGCAAGATGTACGCGATCCCGTTCATCGGCTACCCGCACGCCCTCTGGTACCGCAAGGATTGGTTCAGCCAGGCCGGGCTCCAGGCTCCGCAGAGCTGGACGGATATCGTCAATGACGCCAAGGCCCTCACGAACAGCAACCACTACGGCATCTGCCTCTTCGACAAGGGCCTCGACGCGTACTACGTCACGGACCTGATGCTCGCGGCGGGTGCCCAGGCGTTCGACGCCCAGGGCAACGTGACGATCAACTCTCCGGCGACGGTCAACGTCCTGAACTTCATCAAGACCATCAACGACCAGCACCTGACCCCGGCAGGCTGGACGGCGATGAACATGGATGACGCGAAGCTGCCCTTCATCGCCGGCAAGTGCGCGATGAAGATCGACTCGGCATCGTTCCTGGGGGCACTCCAGGCGAACAATGCGGACCTGCTGCCCAACGTCGGCGTCGTCCCGATCCCGCTGAACGGCGGCCAGTACGCTGGTTGGGCCGGTACGAGCCAGTACGGGATCACGGCGGCCTCCCCCCATCAGGCAGCGGCGAAGGCGTTCCTGGAGTTCATGTTCCAGGCGCAGAACTACACGGGATTCATCGGGCGTGAGGTGCTCGGGTTCGTGCCTGAGTTCAAGCCCGTCGCCGACGGCACCGACTTCTACAACCAGGGCCGTATCAAGCCGCTCGCGGATATCTACAAGGCCGCGGCCAAAGCTGCCGCCACAGGCTACGCCGGTCCCACCTACGGTGACCCGAGCGTCAGCAAGCAGAACGCCCTCGTCTACAACCAACAGGTCTACTCGGAGATGGGCGCCCGGATCGAACAAGGTCAGAGCCCGCAGAGTGTGGCCGCCTGGGCGGCGACACGCATCGCCGAGCTGCTCAAGGGAGGCTGA
- a CDS encoding sugar ABC transporter permease encodes MSSDRGRGSLFGFALVLPALLMFLVFAARPVVETIATSFLRRDLTQPELGTPFVGLANYAQLFSLSTFWTTVTNTVVLSTASAIAQIVLGLGVALLLNEAFRLRWLLRAAVILPWAMPTVVAAFVFRWLFDASFGPVNAILEAIGLVAQPIAWLGSPDTALLTVIIAHVWKGIPFVILVFLAALQTVPRELHDAAQVDGAGYWSELRHITLPQLRYIIAITLILRFIWTFNWFDFTYLLTGGGPGQATMTLPIQVYITAFRTFQLGLSSAYATLIAAVLMVLTVGFLRLTIREQHT; translated from the coding sequence ATGAGCAGCGACCGGGGCCGTGGCAGCCTCTTCGGCTTTGCGCTCGTCCTCCCGGCCCTCCTCATGTTCCTGGTCTTCGCCGCGCGACCCGTCGTGGAGACCATCGCCACGAGCTTCCTCCGGCGTGACCTCACCCAGCCCGAGCTGGGCACGCCGTTCGTCGGGCTGGCGAACTACGCGCAACTGTTCTCGCTCTCCACGTTCTGGACCACGGTCACCAACACGGTGGTCCTTTCAACGGCCTCCGCCATCGCCCAGATCGTCTTGGGCCTGGGCGTCGCCTTGCTGCTCAACGAGGCCTTCCGCCTGCGCTGGCTTCTCCGCGCAGCCGTCATTCTGCCGTGGGCGATGCCGACGGTCGTTGCGGCGTTCGTGTTCCGCTGGCTCTTCGATGCGTCGTTTGGTCCGGTGAACGCCATCCTCGAGGCGATCGGACTGGTGGCGCAGCCGATCGCGTGGCTCGGGTCGCCCGATACGGCGCTACTCACGGTGATCATTGCCCACGTCTGGAAGGGCATCCCCTTCGTCATCCTCGTGTTCCTTGCTGCCCTCCAGACCGTGCCACGTGAGCTGCACGATGCGGCGCAAGTGGATGGGGCCGGCTACTGGAGCGAGCTGCGCCACATAACCTTGCCGCAGCTCCGCTACATCATCGCGATCACCTTGATCCTGCGGTTCATCTGGACGTTCAACTGGTTCGACTTCACCTACCTGTTGACCGGCGGCGGTCCGGGACAGGCGACGATGACGTTGCCGATCCAGGTGTACATCACCGCGTTCCGCACGTTCCAGCTCGGGCTCTCGAGTGCCTACGCGACGCTGATCGCGGCCGTGCTGATGGTGCTCACCGTGGGTTTCCTGCGCCTCACCATCCGCGAGCAGCACACATGA
- a CDS encoding carbohydrate ABC transporter permease, whose translation MRGQAAYARTALGVLIFLLVIFPIYQMVLLSFLPQRAILSSSVVPNPSDLTIENYVRAFTNGTISPTVYVNSAIVGMATTVIATSISVLGGYSLARFRFFGSRFMDRFVLLAYVIPPILLVVPIYVTMVNWHLQDTLVSVVISDTMLTVPFGIWLLRGFFRDIPVDLDEAARVDGASRFDVLRRIVLPVSLPGLAAVAVFVFMESWNEFLFASVLLSSKANLTFPVGLYSVAGTYGDIRWGETMAAATIGAVPMFVLFLIFQRWLVAGLTSGAVKG comes from the coding sequence ATGAGGGGCCAGGCCGCGTACGCGCGGACCGCGCTCGGCGTGCTCATCTTCCTGCTCGTCATCTTCCCGATCTACCAGATGGTGCTCCTTTCGTTCCTGCCCCAGCGGGCCATCCTCTCATCGTCGGTCGTGCCCAACCCGTCAGATCTGACGATCGAGAACTACGTTCGCGCGTTCACCAACGGCACCATCTCGCCGACGGTCTACGTCAACAGCGCGATCGTGGGCATGGCCACGACGGTCATTGCCACGAGCATCTCCGTGCTCGGCGGCTACAGCCTGGCGCGCTTCCGGTTCTTCGGCAGCCGGTTCATGGATCGGTTCGTCCTGCTCGCCTACGTCATCCCACCGATCCTGCTCGTCGTGCCTATCTACGTGACGATGGTCAACTGGCACCTGCAGGACACGCTCGTGAGCGTCGTTATCTCGGACACCATGCTGACGGTGCCCTTCGGGATCTGGCTGCTGCGTGGCTTCTTCCGGGACATCCCCGTCGATCTCGACGAGGCCGCCCGGGTGGACGGCGCGTCGCGATTCGACGTCCTGCGTCGCATCGTGCTCCCCGTGTCACTGCCCGGTCTCGCGGCCGTGGCGGTATTCGTCTTCATGGAGTCGTGGAACGAGTTCCTCTTCGCCTCGGTGCTGCTGAGCTCCAAGGCGAACCTGACCTTCCCGGTCGGCCTCTACTCCGTCGCCGGAACCTACGGCGACATCCGGTGGGGCGAAACGATGGCCGCCGCGACGATCGGCGCCGTCCCGATGTTCGTGCTCTTTCTGATCTTCCAACGCTGGTTGGTGGCAGGCCTCACAAGTGGAGCGGTCAAGGGATGA
- a CDS encoding mandelate racemase/muconate lactonizing enzyme family protein, translating into MHVEEVEVIPLRVPLSRVFQGSKYSMDHRCTLVVRVMTREGVVGLSYNGDEPNTQLEIARIIRDELLPLIRGQELPANARLWDLMLPPSYDILRDRRLVIMAMAALDSALWDAAGKAMGMPLWRVWGGSRSAIPVIAIGGYYNQSDAAIGAEMEDYQRLGIAGCKFKIGGATPAEDARRVGIARAAAGEDFVLMVDANQAYTVSEALDFARRAAGLNLRWFEEPVRWLNDRVDLRVVRQKCDIPITAGQSEFTRAGVRDLIVSGSIDVCNFDASWSGGPTEWLRVAAIALAYGVEMAHHEEPQIAAHLLAGVPNGTYLECFHPDRDPIFWHLLANRSGPADGLYQMTDAPGLGLELDEAFIARWREDR; encoded by the coding sequence CTGCACGTCGAGGAGGTCGAGGTGATCCCTCTTCGCGTGCCCCTCTCGCGCGTGTTCCAGGGGTCCAAGTACTCCATGGACCACCGCTGCACCCTGGTGGTGCGGGTGATGACTCGTGAGGGCGTGGTCGGACTGTCCTACAACGGCGACGAGCCGAACACGCAGCTGGAGATCGCCCGGATCATCCGCGACGAGCTGCTGCCGCTGATCCGCGGTCAGGAGTTGCCGGCAAACGCACGCCTGTGGGACCTGATGCTCCCGCCGAGCTACGACATCCTGCGGGATCGCCGCCTGGTGATCATGGCGATGGCCGCGCTCGACTCGGCTCTCTGGGATGCGGCCGGGAAGGCCATGGGGATGCCGCTCTGGCGGGTCTGGGGCGGCAGCCGCTCGGCCATTCCAGTGATCGCGATCGGGGGTTACTACAACCAGTCCGACGCTGCCATCGGCGCCGAGATGGAGGACTACCAGCGTCTCGGGATCGCCGGCTGCAAGTTCAAGATCGGGGGCGCAACACCTGCCGAGGATGCCCGTCGAGTCGGCATTGCTCGTGCCGCGGCCGGCGAAGACTTCGTCCTGATGGTCGACGCGAACCAGGCCTACACGGTGTCGGAGGCGCTCGACTTCGCGCGACGTGCCGCTGGACTCAACCTGCGCTGGTTCGAGGAACCCGTTCGCTGGCTCAACGATCGCGTCGACCTGCGCGTCGTCCGCCAAAAGTGCGACATCCCGATCACGGCCGGGCAGAGCGAGTTCACCCGCGCGGGTGTCCGCGACCTGATCGTTTCGGGGTCGATCGACGTCTGCAACTTCGACGCCTCATGGAGCGGTGGACCGACCGAATGGCTCCGGGTTGCCGCGATCGCGCTGGCCTATGGGGTGGAGATGGCCCATCACGAGGAACCGCAGATCGCGGCGCATCTGCTCGCCGGCGTGCCGAACGGCACCTACCTTGAGTGCTTCCACCCCGACCGCGACCCGATCTTCTGGCATCTCCTCGCGAACCGCTCCGGTCCCGCCGACGGCCTGTACCAGATGACTGACGCCCCGGGGCTTGGTCTCGAGCTCGACGAAGCCTTCATCGCCCGTTGGAGGGAGGATCGGTGA